A region from the Lycium barbarum isolate Lr01 chromosome 8, ASM1917538v2, whole genome shotgun sequence genome encodes:
- the LOC132607647 gene encoding uncharacterized protein LOC132607647 — translation MDEFRDSQKERIQEALDLGELTTGRGLNQELGLSRACDTRWGSHFKSFNNFILMFGSILNVLESLVLDAQLLDERAKAMGYLEASRTYEVAFMLHLMSDVLAITNELNKCLQKKEQDLANAMLLVEHDILVPNFEEPYVISLRSQRRLGDNKVSYHYRVEVFCNIIGWQLQELKDRFGEATIDLLHTKKHSNYPLVFCLVKFALVLPVATASVERAFSAIKFINNDLRSQMSDDFFSGCLVPYLEKDVSDNVSNNAIIKTFQDMKPRRVICGEKAIMVLYCVVLEVTDVAN, via the exons ATGGATGAATTTCGAGATTCTCAAAAAGAAAGAATTCAAGAGGCATTAGATTTGGGTGAGCTTACAACCGGTAGGGGCTTGAATCAAGAACTTGGTCTTTCAAGAGCTTGCGATACGCGTTGGGGATCTCATTTTAAATCTTTCAACAATTTTATTCTTATGTTTGGCTCTATTCTTAATGTTCTTGAATCACTTGTTCTTGATGCACAATTATTGGATGAAAGAGCCAAGGCAATGGGATATCTCGAAGCTAGTCGAACATATGAGGTTGCATTCATGTTGCATTTGATGAGTGATGTTTTAGCAATAACAAATGAGCTTAATAAATGCTTACAAAAAAAGGAGCAAGATTTGGCAAATGCCATGCTACTTGTTGAA CATGACATTTTGGTACCTAACTTTGAGGAGCCATATGTTATCTCTTTAAGATCACAAAGGAGACTTGGTGACAATAAAGTCTCTTATCATTATCGTGTTGAGGTATTTTGCAATATTATTGGTTGGCAACTTCAAGAACTTAAAGATCGTTTTGGCGAAGCGACGATTGATTTGCTTCAT ACAAAGAAGCATTCAAATTATCCTCTTGTATTTTGCTTAGTAAAATTTGCTTTGGTTCTGCCGGTTGCCACTGCATCCGTTGAAAGAGCTTTTTCAGCAATAAAGTTTATCAATAATGACTTGCGGAGTCAAATGAGTGATGATTTTTTTAGCGGTTGTTTGGTGCCTTATCTAGAAAAAGATGTATCTGATAATGTTTCTAATAATGCTATTATTAAGACATTTCAAGACATGAAACCTCGTAGA GTTATATGTGGTGAAAAAGCTATTATGGTGCTTTATTGTGTTGTGCTTGAG GTTACTGATGTTGCGAATTAG
- the LOC132605859 gene encoding vacuolar-processing enzyme-like has translation MVRKIFGASFLVAFFVLACTVEGRNMLESIVEDDNSIGTKWAVLVAGSKDYYNYRHQANVCHAYQLLKKGGLKDENIIVFMYDDIAYHPENPRPGVIINSPHGHDVYEGVPKDYTGEDCNADNFYAVILGNKSALTGGSGKVVNSGPNDYIFIYYTDHGSPGEIEMPTGPPVIANDLNDVLKKKHASGTYKKMVFYLEACESGSMFDGLLGKGLNIYATTSSKPDELSWATYCPSDDGEPCLGECPPKDYKHVCLGDLFGVSWLEDSDLHNRRVETLKKQYRRIRKRVLNNGHTEGSHIMQYGDLHIHKDALSRYMGSDSGKHTSTNNDESSSPSRHVNQRDVHILYLKSKFKAAPEGSTRKMEAYKQLSEAISEREHVDNSVRHIGVVLFGVENAAKVLTTVRPAGQPLVDDWDCLKSFVKTFESHCGSLTTYGRKHIRAFANMCNAGIKKEQLDGAIGWSN, from the exons ATGGTTCGAAAAATCTTTGGTGCATCATTCTTAGTTGCATTTTTTGTCCTAGCTTGTACTGTTGAGGGTCGTAACATGCTAGAGAGTATTGTTGAAGATGACAATTCCATTGGAACTAAATGGGCTGTGTTGGTAGCTGGATCAAAAGATTATTATAACTACAGACACCAG GCTAATGTATGTCATGCTTATCAACTACTGAAGAAAGGAGGTCTAAAAGATGAAAACATCATTGTATTCATGTACGATGATATTGCTTATCATCCTGAAAACCCTAGACCTGGAGTTATCATAAATAGCCCCCATGGCCATGATGTGTATGAAGGAGTACCCAAG GATTACACAGGAGAAGATTGTAATGCTGACAACTTTTATGCTGTTATCTTGGGAAATAAGAGTGCTCTAACTGGGGGTAGTGGGAAAGTTGTGAACAGTGGTCCAAATGATTATATCTTTATCTACTACACTGATCATGGTAGTCCTGGTGAAATTG AAATGCCTACAGGTCCACCTGTCATTGCTAATGACCTGAATGATGTCTTGAAGAAAAAGCATGCTTCTGGGACGTATAAAAAGATG GTATTTTACTTAGAAGCTTGTGAGTCTGGAAGCATGTTCGATGGTCTTTTGGGGAAAGGTTTAAACATATACGCAACAACATCATCAAAGCCGGATGAGCTCAGTTGGGCTACCTACTGTCCTTCAGATGATGGTGAGCCATGCCTTGGTGAGTGTCCCCCCAAGGATTACAAGCATGTCTGCTTGGGAGACTTGTTCGGTGTTTCTTGGTTGGAGGATAG TGATTTGCACAATCGGCGAGTTGAAACTTTGAAGAAGCAGTATCGGCGG ATTCGTAAAAGAGTTCTAAATAATGGTCATACAGAAGGTTCCCACATCATGCAATATGGGGATTTACATATACATAAGGATGCTCTTTCTAGATACATGGGTTCTGATTCTGGAAAACATACTTCTACCAATAACGACGAGTCATCGTCACCGTCAAGGCATGTTAACCAGCGCGACGTTCATATCTTGTATCTAAAGTCCAAG TTCAAGGCTGCTCCTGAAGGGTCTACTAGAAAAATGGAAGCTTATAAACAATTAAGTGAAGCTATATCAGAAAGAGAACATGTAGACAACAGTGTAAGACATATTGGAGTTGTTTTATTTGGAGTTGAGAATGCTGCTAAGGTGCTAACCACTGTTCGACCTGCTGGACAACCCCTTGTTGATGATTGGGACTGCCTTAAATCCTTT GTAAAGACGTTTGAGTCACATTGTGGATCGTTAACTACCTATGGCAGGAAACACATTCGTGCATTTGCTAATATGTGTAATGCTGGAATTAAAAAGGAGCAATTGGATGGAGCAATTGGATGGAGCAACTAA